One stretch of Limnohabitans sp. DNA includes these proteins:
- the rsmB gene encoding 16S rRNA (cytosine(967)-C(5))-methyltransferase RsmB — protein MTPQPRPPKPSAKTATAHQPPQQAPGLQHPTLPLWQLLQATASVVQSVRGGRSLTPAIEAVAGPIRPAVQSLSFLVMRQWGRAIALRERLASKAPPPAADALLCTALALAWQGEDAPYPVHTLVNQAVEAARQQRTTQAQSGFINACLRRFMRERGALVLATDTDPQALWNHPRWWVERLQLEYPAHWQALLKMAQQPAPMSLRIDPRHHSVSEYQSRLQALGLPSKAVGASGLQLAKAVPVHQLPGFFEGHVSVQDAAAQVAAPLLLQGRQADKPWRILDACAAPGGKTGHLLVCYPQARVLALDVDATRCQRIGQNLQRLGVHAEVRAADAAQPATWWDGEAFDAILLDAPCTASGIVRRHPDVRWLRRPGDSAQLARTQAQLLQTLWPLLKPGGRLLYCTCSVFRSEGDETVQAFLQHNTNAQLLPSPGHLIPGQAPTGLPVVDNALGEHDGFYYALLEKDRT, from the coding sequence ATGACCCCACAGCCTCGCCCACCCAAGCCGAGCGCCAAAACCGCAACGGCGCATCAACCGCCGCAGCAGGCACCTGGACTTCAGCATCCAACGCTACCGCTGTGGCAATTGCTGCAAGCCACAGCGTCGGTGGTCCAGTCCGTGCGGGGGGGACGTTCCTTGACGCCCGCCATCGAGGCCGTGGCCGGCCCGATCCGTCCAGCGGTGCAATCCCTGTCCTTCCTGGTCATGCGCCAGTGGGGTCGAGCCATCGCCCTGCGTGAGCGACTGGCCAGCAAAGCCCCGCCACCAGCAGCTGATGCCCTGTTGTGCACAGCTTTGGCATTGGCTTGGCAGGGTGAGGATGCACCCTATCCGGTGCACACCCTGGTCAACCAAGCGGTTGAAGCGGCGCGACAACAAAGAACAACACAGGCACAAAGCGGCTTCATCAACGCTTGTTTGAGGCGGTTTATGCGTGAGCGTGGAGCCCTGGTGCTTGCCACCGATACAGACCCACAGGCCTTGTGGAATCACCCGCGTTGGTGGGTGGAGCGCTTGCAACTTGAATACCCAGCCCACTGGCAAGCCCTGTTGAAGATGGCCCAGCAACCTGCTCCGATGAGTTTACGCATCGACCCACGACATCACAGTGTGAGCGAATACCAATCCAGACTGCAGGCCCTGGGCTTGCCATCCAAAGCCGTTGGGGCCAGTGGCCTGCAGCTGGCCAAGGCTGTGCCGGTGCACCAACTGCCCGGATTTTTCGAAGGACATGTATCGGTTCAAGATGCGGCTGCCCAGGTGGCTGCTCCTTTGCTGCTGCAGGGGCGCCAAGCCGACAAGCCATGGCGAATTCTGGACGCCTGTGCCGCGCCCGGCGGCAAAACCGGTCATTTACTGGTCTGTTACCCGCAAGCTCGTGTGCTGGCACTGGATGTGGATGCGACCCGTTGCCAGCGGATTGGCCAAAACCTGCAACGCTTGGGCGTGCACGCCGAGGTGCGTGCCGCAGATGCAGCCCAGCCAGCCACCTGGTGGGATGGCGAGGCCTTTGATGCCATTTTGCTGGACGCGCCCTGCACCGCATCAGGCATTGTGCGCAGACACCCTGACGTGCGCTGGCTGCGAAGGCCAGGCGACAGCGCTCAACTGGCGCGCACCCAGGCCCAACTGCTCCAGACTTTGTGGCCACTCCTGAAACCCGGTGGCCGATTGCTCTATTGCACCTGTTCGGTCTTCCGGTCAGAGGGTGATGAAACCGTGCAAGCGTTTCTTCAGCACAACACCAATGCACAATTGCTGCCCTCTCCTGGCCATTTGATACCGGGTCAGGCCCCCACAGGTCTTCCGGTCGTGGACAATGCATTGGGTGAACACGATGGGTTTTATTACGCACTGCTGGAAAAAGACCGGACATGA
- the rpoB gene encoding DNA-directed RNA polymerase subunit beta, whose protein sequence is MAYSYTERKRIRKSFGSRESVLEVPYLLQMQKDAYTSFLQAGVVSSKRTHEGLQAAFESAFPIVSHNGFVEMKFIEYNLAKPAFDVRECQTRGLTFASAVRARVQLIIYDRDSSTSQNKVVKEVKEQEVYMGEVPLMTDKGSFIINGTERVIVSQLHRSPGVFFEHDKGKTHSSGKLLFSARIIPYRGSWLDFEFDPKDILYFRVDRRRKMPVSILLKAIGLNPESILANFFVNDNFRLMDSGAQMEFVAERLRGEVARFDITDKSGKVVVAKDKRITVRHTRELEQSGTTHISVPEDFLIGRVVARSIVEADTGEIIAKANEELTEALLKKLRSAGIQDLPCIYTNELDQGAYISQTLRIDETVDEFAARVAIYRMMRPGEPPTEDAVQALFQRLFYNPDTYDLSRVGRMKFNARVGRGESTGPMVLSNEDILAVVKILVDLRNGNGEVDDIDHLGNRRVRCVGELAENQYRTGLARIEKAVKERLGQAEQEPLMPHDLINSKPISAALKEFFGASQLSQFMDQTNPLAEITHKRRVSALGPGGLTRERAGFEVRDVHVTHYGRVCPIETPEGPNIGLINSLALYARLNEYGFIETPYRRVVSGKVTMDIDYLSAIEEGKYVIAQANATLNKEGKLTGDLVSAREKGESILCGAERIQYMDVSPAQIVSVAASLVPFLEHDDANRALMGANMSRQAVPVLRPEKPMVGTGIERVAAVDSGTVVTATRGGIVDYVDATRIVIRVNDAEALAGEVGVDIYNLIKYQRSNQNTNIHQRPIVKRGDKLAKGDVIADGASTDLGEIAIGQNMLIAFMPWNGYNFEDSILISERVVSEDRYTSIHIEELVVMARDTKLGAEEISRDIPNLSEQQLGRLDDSGIIYVGAEVQPGDVLVGKVTPKGETTLTPEEKLLRAIFGEKASDVKDTSLRVDQGSQGTVIDVQVFTREGIVRDKRAQQIIDDELKRFRLDLNDQLRIVEADAFDRIEKLLVGRVANGGPQKLAKGTKIDKAYMGSVEKFHWFDIRPAEDDVAMQLESIKNSLEQTRHSFDLSFEEKRKKLTQGDELPAGVLKMVKVYLAVKRRLQPGDKMAGRHGNKGVVSKIVPVEDMPFMADGTPADIVLNPLGVPSRMNVGQVLEVHLGWAGKGIGQRIGNMLQAETQRMEKIAELRKLFEQLYNKMGRKEDLSQLTDDEVLAMADNLKEGFPFATPVFDGAAEEEIRAMLHLAYPDDLAKAKGLTATRTQANLFDGRTGDAFDRPTTIGYMHFLKLHHLVDDKMHARSTGPYSLVTQQPLGGKAQFGGQRFGEMEVWALEAYGASYVLQEMLTVKSDDVQGRTKVYESIVKGEHSIEAGMPESFNVLVKEIRSLGLDIELERS, encoded by the coding sequence ATGGCCTATTCCTACACCGAACGCAAGCGAATCCGCAAAAGTTTCGGCAGCCGCGAAAGCGTGCTCGAAGTTCCTTACCTGCTGCAAATGCAAAAAGACGCCTACACGTCTTTCTTGCAAGCAGGTGTTGTTTCATCCAAGCGCACCCACGAGGGCCTGCAAGCCGCATTCGAGTCGGCTTTCCCGATCGTGTCTCACAACGGTTTTGTGGAGATGAAATTCATCGAATACAACCTGGCCAAACCAGCGTTTGATGTGCGCGAATGCCAGACCCGTGGTCTGACCTTCGCGTCGGCTGTGCGTGCTCGGGTACAACTCATCATTTACGACCGCGATTCGTCGACTTCTCAAAACAAAGTGGTCAAGGAAGTCAAAGAGCAAGAGGTCTACATGGGCGAAGTGCCTTTGATGACCGACAAAGGCTCATTCATCATCAACGGAACCGAGCGCGTGATCGTGTCTCAGTTGCACCGCTCGCCGGGTGTGTTTTTCGAGCACGACAAGGGCAAGACCCACAGCTCGGGCAAGCTGCTGTTCAGCGCACGCATCATCCCTTACCGCGGATCATGGCTTGACTTCGAATTCGACCCGAAAGACATCCTGTATTTCCGCGTTGATCGTCGCCGCAAAATGCCGGTGTCAATCCTGCTCAAGGCGATCGGCCTCAATCCAGAATCCATTCTGGCCAACTTCTTCGTCAACGACAATTTCCGTTTGATGGACAGCGGTGCACAAATGGAATTTGTGGCCGAGCGTCTGCGCGGCGAAGTGGCTCGTTTCGACATCACCGACAAGTCTGGCAAAGTCGTGGTGGCCAAAGACAAGCGCATCACCGTTCGTCACACCCGCGAACTTGAACAATCAGGCACGACGCACATCAGCGTGCCCGAAGACTTCCTGATTGGCCGTGTGGTAGCCCGCAGCATCGTTGAAGCCGACACTGGCGAAATCATTGCCAAGGCCAACGAAGAGCTGACTGAAGCATTGCTCAAGAAGTTGCGCAGCGCAGGTATTCAAGACCTGCCATGCATTTACACCAACGAACTCGACCAGGGCGCGTACATTTCACAAACCCTGCGCATCGACGAAACGGTGGACGAATTTGCGGCGCGCGTAGCCATCTACCGCATGATGCGCCCAGGCGAGCCGCCCACAGAAGACGCGGTTCAGGCCCTCTTCCAGCGTTTGTTCTACAACCCCGACACCTACGATCTGTCGCGCGTGGGTCGCATGAAGTTCAACGCCCGTGTGGGTCGTGGCGAGTCCACAGGGCCCATGGTGCTGTCAAACGAGGACATCTTGGCCGTGGTCAAGATCCTGGTGGACCTGCGAAACGGCAATGGCGAAGTCGATGACATCGACCACTTGGGCAACCGCCGCGTGCGATGCGTGGGCGAATTGGCCGAGAACCAGTACCGCACAGGTCTGGCGCGCATTGAGAAAGCTGTCAAAGAACGTTTGGGTCAAGCCGAGCAAGAGCCGCTCATGCCGCATGACCTGATCAACTCCAAACCGATTTCGGCAGCCTTGAAGGAATTCTTTGGCGCGTCCCAGTTGTCGCAGTTCATGGATCAGACCAACCCGCTGGCCGAGATCACCCACAAGCGTCGCGTGTCGGCCTTGGGTCCGGGTGGTTTGACTCGCGAGCGTGCAGGTTTTGAAGTGCGTGACGTGCATGTGACCCATTACGGTCGCGTCTGCCCGATCGAGACGCCAGAAGGTCCGAACATCGGCTTGATCAACTCGTTGGCCTTGTACGCCCGCCTGAACGAATACGGCTTCATTGAAACACCTTACCGCCGCGTGGTGAGTGGCAAAGTCACGATGGATATCGACTACCTGTCGGCCATCGAAGAAGGCAAATACGTCATCGCCCAAGCCAACGCCACGTTGAACAAAGAAGGCAAGCTGACCGGTGACTTGGTGTCGGCCCGTGAAAAGGGTGAATCCATTTTGTGTGGTGCCGAGCGCATCCAGTACATGGACGTGTCGCCAGCCCAGATCGTATCGGTGGCGGCCTCTTTGGTGCCTTTCCTCGAGCACGACGATGCTAACCGTGCCTTGATGGGTGCGAACATGTCGCGTCAGGCCGTGCCTGTGCTGCGTCCTGAAAAGCCCATGGTCGGCACCGGTATCGAGCGTGTTGCAGCGGTCGACTCCGGCACCGTGGTCACGGCCACACGCGGCGGCATCGTTGACTACGTCGATGCGACCCGCATTGTGATCCGTGTGAACGACGCAGAAGCACTGGCTGGCGAAGTGGGAGTGGACATCTACAACCTGATCAAGTACCAGCGTTCCAACCAGAACACCAACATCCACCAGCGCCCCATCGTCAAACGCGGCGACAAGCTGGCCAAGGGTGACGTGATTGCCGATGGCGCATCGACCGATCTGGGCGAAATCGCCATCGGTCAGAACATGCTGATCGCCTTCATGCCCTGGAACGGCTACAACTTCGAAGACTCGATCTTGATTTCTGAGCGTGTGGTGTCGGAAGACCGCTACACCTCGATCCACATCGAAGAACTCGTGGTCATGGCCCGAGACACCAAGTTGGGCGCCGAAGAAATTTCTCGCGACATCCCCAACCTGTCTGAGCAGCAGCTGGGTCGTTTGGACGATTCCGGCATCATCTACGTGGGTGCAGAAGTGCAGCCTGGCGATGTGTTGGTGGGCAAGGTCACACCCAAGGGCGAGACCACCCTCACGCCTGAAGAGAAACTGCTGCGCGCCATCTTCGGCGAAAAAGCCAGCGATGTGAAAGACACCTCACTGCGCGTGGACCAAGGTTCGCAAGGCACCGTGATCGACGTGCAGGTTTTCACCCGCGAAGGCATCGTGCGCGACAAGCGCGCCCAGCAGATCATCGACGACGAACTCAAGCGGTTCCGTTTGGATCTGAACGACCAGCTGCGCATCGTGGAAGCCGACGCGTTTGACCGTATCGAAAAATTGCTGGTGGGCCGCGTGGCCAACGGCGGTCCACAAAAGCTCGCCAAAGGCACCAAGATCGACAAGGCCTACATGGGTTCTGTCGAGAAATTCCACTGGTTCGACATTCGACCAGCCGAGGACGATGTGGCCATGCAACTCGAGTCCATCAAAAATTCGCTGGAGCAAACCCGTCACAGCTTCGACCTGTCTTTTGAAGAAAAGCGCAAAAAACTCACCCAAGGCGACGAGTTGCCCGCAGGCGTGCTCAAGATGGTCAAGGTCTACCTGGCAGTCAAGCGTCGTTTGCAACCCGGTGACAAGATGGCCGGTCGCCACGGCAACAAAGGTGTGGTCTCCAAGATCGTGCCGGTCGAAGACATGCCCTTCATGGCCGACGGCACTCCCGCTGACATCGTGCTCAACCCGCTGGGCGTGCCTTCCCGCATGAACGTGGGTCAGGTGCTCGAAGTCCACCTGGGCTGGGCCGGCAAAGGCATTGGCCAACGCATTGGCAACATGCTGCAAGCCGAAACCCAGCGCATGGAAAAGATTGCCGAATTGCGCAAGCTGTTCGAGCAGCTGTACAACAAAATGGGCCGCAAGGAAGACTTGTCGCAATTGACCGACGACGAAGTGTTGGCCATGGCCGATAACCTCAAAGAAGGTTTCCCCTTTGCCACGCCCGTTTTCGATGGTGCTGCCGAAGAAGAAATCCGCGCCATGCTGCACCTGGCTTACCCAGACGACTTGGCCAAAGCCAAGGGCCTGACCGCCACACGCACACAGGCCAACTTGTTTGACGGCCGCACAGGCGACGCCTTTGACCGCCCCACCACCATTGGCTACATGCACTTCTTGAAATTGCACCACTTGGTGGATGACAAGATGCATGCCCGATCGACCGGTCCTTACAGCTTGGTCACACAGCAGCCGCTGGGTGGCAAGGCGCAGTTCGGTGGTCAGCGTTTCGGTGAGATGGAAGTGTGGGCGCTGGAAGCGTACGGCGCCTCTTACGTTTTGCAAGAGATGCTCACCGTCAAGTCCGACGACGTGCAGGGCCGCACCAAGGTTTACGAAAGCATTGTCAAAGGCGAACACTCTATCGAAGCGGGCATGCCCGAGTCGTTCAACGTGCTGGTCAAGGAAATCCGTTCGCTGGGCCTTGACATCGAGCTCGAGCGTTCTTAA
- a CDS encoding DUF4390 domain-containing protein, with protein sequence MSLALPGAAWAQNANIELTELKAERDNGSLLLHAQLALELGPALEDALVKGVALHFVAEAEVLRDRWYWTDATIGAASRYYRLAFQPLTRRWRLNVSNEPISSAGLAGSISQSFETLGEALGVIRRQSAWKLVDMQTLSPDARQRIRYNFKLDVSQLPRPFQIASGGQSDWNLQVSKTLRLSPDLVR encoded by the coding sequence ATGTCGCTGGCACTGCCAGGGGCGGCTTGGGCACAAAACGCGAACATTGAATTGACCGAGCTCAAGGCGGAGCGGGACAATGGCAGTCTGCTGCTCCATGCCCAACTGGCCTTGGAGTTGGGGCCAGCCCTCGAAGACGCCCTGGTCAAAGGCGTGGCCCTGCATTTCGTGGCGGAGGCAGAAGTCCTGCGGGATCGCTGGTATTGGACCGACGCCACAATAGGTGCTGCCAGCCGATATTACCGATTGGCTTTTCAGCCCCTGACGCGGCGCTGGAGACTGAATGTCTCCAACGAGCCGATCTCAAGTGCCGGTTTGGCAGGCAGCATTTCCCAAAGCTTTGAAACCCTGGGTGAAGCCTTGGGCGTCATACGCCGACAGTCGGCCTGGAAGCTGGTTGATATGCAAACCCTCAGCCCAGATGCTCGGCAACGCATTCGCTACAACTTCAAGCTGGATGTCTCGCAATTGCCCCGGCCATTTCAAATCGCCTCAGGGGGTCAGTCCGACTGGAATTTGCAGGTCAGTAAAACACTCCGGTTAAGTCCGGATCTGGTGCGCTGA
- the rpoC gene encoding DNA-directed RNA polymerase subunit beta', translating to MKSLLDLFKQFTPDDHFDAIRIGLASPEKIRSWSFGEVKKPETINYRTFKPERDGLFCAKIFGPIKDYECLCGKYKRLKHRGVICEKCGVEVTQTKVRRERMGHIDLAAPCAHIWFLKSLPSRLGLVLDMTLRDIERVLYFEAYVVTDPGMTPLKKFSIMSEDDYDAKVKEYGDEFQAKMGAEGIKELLQGIDIESEIDRLRGDLTGSELKVKKNSKRLKVLEAFKKSGIKPEWMVLEVLPVLPPDLRPLVPLDGGRFATSDLNDLYRRVINRNSRLRRLLELKAPEIIARNEKRMLQEAVDSLLDNGRRGKAMTGANKRALKSLADMIKGKSGRFRQNLLGKRVDYSGRSVITVGPTLKLHQCGLPKLMAIELFKPFIFARLEAMGIATTIKAAKKEVEAGTPVVWDILEEVIKEHPVMLNRAPTLHRLGIQAFEPLLIEGKAIQLHPLVCAAFNADFDGDQMAVHVPLSVEAQMEARTLMLASNNILFPASGEPSIVPSQDVVLGLYYATRDRINAKGEGLIFSDIGEVQRALDADAVELTAKINVRMTEWTKDKATGEFTSSVSMVQTTVGRALLSEILPKGLPFSNLNKALKKKEISKLINTSFRKCGLKETVVFADKLLQNGFRLATRAGISIGIDDMLVPPEKPAIIEAAEKEVRDIEQQYVSGLVTAGERYNKVVDIWGKAGDVVSKVMMDQLRKEKTVDRHGNEVDQESFNSIYMMADSGARGSAAQIRQLAGMRGLMAKPDGSIIETPITANFREGLNVLQYFISTHGARKGLADTALKTANSGYLTRRLVDVTQDLVVTELDCGTSDGSLMRAIVEGGEVIESLRDRILGRTVAEDVLHPENRSVLAAAGVMLDEDLIDELEAAGVDEVKVRTALTCATRFGLCAKCYGRDLGRGGLVNNGEAVGVIAAQSIGEPGTQLTMRTFHIGGAASRAAVASSVEAKSNGAIGFNATMRYVTNSKGELVVISRSGEIVISEHGRERERHKVPYGAILSVKADQSIKAGTILATWDPLTRPIITEFAGQVKFENIEEGLTVAKQLDEVTGLSTLVVIDPKRRGAAKVVRPQVKLIDAAGKEVKIPGTDHSVTIGFQVGSLIQVRDGMDVGPGEVLARIPVEGQKTRDITGGLPRVAELFEARTPKDKGMLAEITGTVSFGKETKGKVRLQITDPDGKVWDELIPKEKNILVHEGQVVNQGESIVDGPADPQDILRLLGIEELARYIVDEVQDVYRLQGVKINDKHIEVIVRQMLRRVVVENTGDSNYIAGEQVERSEMLNTNDALQRDGKTPATFSNLLLGITKASLSTDSFISAASFQETTRVLTEAAIMGKRDELRGLKENVIVGRLIPAGTGLAYHQARKVKDAMDDAERRAIAEAEAADLAGGAAEDAVTDAGGAA from the coding sequence ATGAAATCACTACTCGACCTGTTCAAGCAGTTCACGCCCGATGACCACTTCGATGCGATCCGCATCGGCTTGGCATCACCCGAAAAAATCCGTTCGTGGTCATTCGGTGAAGTGAAAAAGCCCGAAACCATCAACTACCGCACCTTCAAACCCGAGCGCGATGGACTCTTTTGCGCCAAGATTTTTGGCCCCATCAAAGACTACGAATGCCTGTGCGGCAAATACAAGCGCCTCAAGCACCGCGGTGTCATCTGCGAAAAGTGCGGCGTTGAAGTCACACAAACCAAAGTGCGTCGCGAGCGCATGGGCCACATCGATCTGGCCGCACCTTGCGCCCACATCTGGTTCCTCAAGTCATTGCCATCGCGTTTGGGCTTGGTGCTCGACATGACACTGCGCGACATCGAACGCGTGTTGTACTTTGAAGCCTACGTGGTGACCGATCCCGGCATGACACCACTCAAGAAGTTCAGCATCATGAGCGAGGATGATTACGATGCCAAGGTCAAGGAATACGGTGACGAATTCCAGGCCAAGATGGGCGCCGAAGGCATCAAGGAATTGCTTCAAGGCATCGACATCGAAAGCGAAATCGATCGCTTGCGTGGCGATTTGACAGGCTCCGAACTGAAGGTTAAGAAAAATTCCAAGCGCCTCAAGGTGCTCGAAGCGTTCAAGAAATCGGGCATCAAGCCCGAGTGGATGGTGCTCGAAGTGCTGCCTGTGTTGCCACCGGATCTGCGCCCCTTGGTGCCGCTGGACGGCGGACGTTTTGCAACCTCCGACCTGAACGACCTGTACCGCCGGGTCATCAACCGCAACAGCCGTCTGCGCCGCTTGCTGGAGCTCAAGGCCCCCGAGATCATCGCCCGCAACGAAAAGCGCATGTTGCAAGAAGCCGTGGACAGCTTGCTGGACAACGGCCGCCGCGGCAAGGCCATGACTGGTGCCAACAAGCGCGCCCTCAAGTCGCTGGCCGACATGATCAAAGGCAAGAGCGGTCGTTTCCGTCAGAACTTGCTGGGCAAGCGCGTGGACTACTCTGGTCGTTCCGTGATCACCGTGGGCCCAACCCTCAAACTACACCAGTGCGGTTTGCCCAAGTTGATGGCCATCGAGCTGTTCAAGCCCTTCATCTTCGCGCGCCTCGAAGCCATGGGCATCGCGACCACCATCAAGGCTGCCAAGAAAGAAGTCGAAGCCGGCACCCCGGTGGTGTGGGACATTCTGGAAGAGGTCATCAAAGAGCACCCTGTGATGCTCAACCGTGCGCCCACACTTCACCGTTTGGGTATCCAGGCCTTTGAGCCTTTGCTGATCGAAGGCAAAGCCATTCAGTTGCACCCCCTCGTATGCGCGGCATTCAACGCCGACTTCGACGGTGACCAGATGGCCGTTCACGTCCCTCTGTCGGTGGAAGCCCAGATGGAAGCCCGCACCTTAATGCTGGCCTCCAACAACATCTTGTTCCCGGCTTCGGGCGAACCCTCCATCGTCCCCTCACAAGACGTGGTGCTGGGTCTGTACTACGCCACGCGAGACCGGATCAACGCCAAGGGCGAAGGCCTGATCTTCTCCGACATCGGTGAAGTGCAACGTGCGCTCGACGCTGATGCCGTGGAGTTGACAGCCAAGATCAACGTTCGCATGACCGAATGGACCAAAGACAAAGCCACGGGTGAATTCACATCGTCAGTGTCGATGGTGCAAACCACTGTGGGCCGCGCATTGTTGTCCGAGATCCTGCCCAAGGGCTTGCCGTTCAGCAACCTGAACAAGGCGCTCAAGAAGAAAGAAATCTCCAAGCTGATCAACACTTCTTTCCGTAAGTGCGGTTTGAAGGAGACAGTGGTGTTCGCCGACAAGCTGTTGCAAAACGGTTTTCGTCTGGCCACACGTGCCGGCATCTCGATCGGTATCGACGACATGTTGGTGCCACCAGAAAAGCCAGCCATCATTGAAGCGGCCGAGAAAGAAGTACGTGACATTGAACAGCAATACGTCTCCGGTCTTGTGACCGCTGGCGAGCGCTACAACAAAGTGGTGGATATCTGGGGCAAGGCTGGTGACGTCGTCTCGAAAGTGATGATGGACCAACTGCGCAAAGAGAAGACTGTCGATCGCCACGGCAATGAAGTCGATCAGGAATCGTTCAACTCGATTTACATGATGGCCGACTCCGGTGCCCGTGGTTCTGCGGCGCAGATTCGGCAGCTGGCTGGCATGCGTGGCCTGATGGCCAAGCCCGACGGCTCCATCATCGAGACCCCCATCACGGCGAACTTCCGTGAAGGTCTCAACGTGTTGCAGTACTTCATCTCAACGCACGGTGCACGGAAGGGCTTGGCCGACACGGCTTTGAAGACCGCCAACTCAGGTTACCTGACACGCCGACTGGTGGACGTGACACAAGACCTGGTGGTGACCGAGCTCGATTGCGGCACTTCTGATGGTTCACTGATGCGTGCCATCGTTGAAGGCGGTGAAGTCATCGAATCGCTGCGCGACCGCATCTTGGGTCGCACGGTGGCCGAAGACGTGTTGCACCCCGAAAATCGCTCGGTGCTGGCTGCTGCTGGTGTGATGCTGGACGAAGACCTCATCGACGAACTCGAAGCCGCAGGCGTTGACGAAGTCAAAGTGCGCACCGCATTGACTTGCGCCACACGTTTCGGCTTGTGCGCTAAGTGCTACGGCCGCGATCTGGGTCGTGGCGGCCTGGTCAATAACGGCGAAGCCGTGGGCGTCATCGCTGCACAGTCGATTGGCGAACCCGGTACGCAGTTGACCATGCGCACCTTCCACATTGGTGGTGCGGCCTCGCGTGCGGCAGTGGCCTCCAGCGTGGAAGCCAAGTCCAACGGCGCGATTGGCTTCAATGCCACGATGCGTTATGTGACCAACAGCAAAGGCGAGTTGGTGGTGATTTCCCGTTCAGGCGAAATCGTGATCAGTGAACACGGCCGTGAACGTGAGCGCCACAAGGTGCCCTACGGTGCGATCCTGTCGGTCAAGGCCGACCAGTCGATCAAGGCCGGCACAATTTTGGCCACTTGGGACCCGTTGACCCGTCCCATCATCACCGAATTTGCCGGTCAGGTGAAGTTTGAAAACATCGAAGAAGGCCTGACCGTGGCCAAGCAACTTGATGAAGTGACGGGTCTGTCCACGCTGGTGGTCATCGACCCCAAGCGACGTGGTGCCGCCAAGGTGGTGCGCCCTCAGGTCAAGTTGATCGATGCTGCAGGCAAAGAAGTCAAGATTCCCGGCACCGACCACTCGGTGACCATTGGCTTCCAAGTGGGTTCGCTGATCCAGGTGCGCGACGGCATGGATGTGGGTCCAGGCGAAGTGCTGGCCCGTATCCCGGTGGAAGGTCAAAAGACCCGAGACATCACCGGCGGTTTGCCCCGTGTGGCCGAACTTTTTGAAGCCCGCACACCCAAAGACAAAGGCATGCTGGCCGAGATCACCGGAACCGTGTCGTTTGGTAAAGAGACCAAAGGCAAGGTCCGCTTGCAGATCACTGACCCTGATGGCAAAGTCTGGGACGAACTGATCCCCAAAGAGAAGAACATCCTGGTGCACGAAGGCCAGGTGGTCAACCAGGGAGAAAGCATTGTGGACGGCCCTGCCGACCCACAAGACATCCTGCGCCTTTTGGGTATCGAAGAGCTGGCCCGTTACATCGTCGATGAGGTGCAGGACGTTTACCGCCTGCAAGGCGTGAAGATCAACGACAAACACATTGAAGTGATTGTTCGTCAAATGCTGCGCCGAGTGGTGGTCGAGAACACTGGAGACTCCAACTACATCGCCGGTGAACAGGTGGAGCGCTCCGAAATGCTCAACACCAACGACGCACTGCAGCGCGATGGCAAAACCCCTGCAACCTTCAGCAACTTGTTGCTGGGCATCACCAAGGCATCCTTGTCGACCGACTCGTTCATCTCCGCCGCCTCCTTCCAGGAAACGACCCGCGTGTTGACCGAAGCAGCCATCATGGGCAAGCGCGACGAACTGCGAGGCCTGAAGGAAAACGTGATTGTCGGTCGCTTGATTCCTGCGGGTACCGGACTGGCTTATCACCAGGCGCGCAAGGTCAAGGACGCTATGGATGACGCCGAGCGTCGCGCCATTGCCGAAGCCGAAGCAGCAGACCTTGCAGGTGGGGCGGCAGAAGACGCCGTCACCGACGCAGGCGGAGCCGCCTGA
- the rplL gene encoding 50S ribosomal protein L7/L12, which translates to MAFDKDAFLTALDSMTVMELNDLVKAIEEKFGVSAAAMAAPAAGGAAAGGAAAEEKTDFNVVLVEAGANKVSVIKAVREITGLGLKEAKDLVDGAPKAVKEGLPKADAEAAKKKLEEAGAKAELK; encoded by the coding sequence ATGGCATTCGATAAAGACGCATTTTTGACCGCGCTGGACAGCATGACGGTCATGGAACTCAACGACCTGGTGAAAGCCATCGAAGAGAAATTTGGTGTGAGCGCTGCTGCTATGGCCGCTCCTGCTGCTGGTGGCGCTGCTGCTGGTGGTGCTGCAGCCGAAGAGAAGACCGACTTCAACGTCGTTCTGGTCGAAGCTGGTGCCAACAAAGTGTCCGTGATCAAGGCCGTTCGCGAAATCACGGGTCTGGGCTTGAAAGAAGCCAAAGACCTGGTGGATGGCGCTCCCAAGGCGGTCAAAGAAGGCCTGCCAAAAGCTGACGCTGAAGCTGCCAAGAAAAAGCTGGAAGAAGCTGGCGCCAAGGCCGAACTCAAGTAA